One Portunus trituberculatus isolate SZX2019 chromosome 42, ASM1759143v1, whole genome shotgun sequence DNA window includes the following coding sequences:
- the LOC123517430 gene encoding trypsin-1-like, with protein MKILVLCLLIAGALAAPSRKPTFRRGLNRIVGGQEATPGQFPYQLSFQDISFGFEFHFCGASIYNEHWAVCAGHCVQGEDMNSPDYLQVVAGDHTLYHDEGHEQKVVLSKIIQHEDYNSFTISNDVSVLHLSKSLTFNDRVDSIPLQSEKEFLGDCVVSGWGTTTEGGQSPANLHYVEVPTVTDAECRKHYGDSEIDDSMICAGLLEGGKDACQGDSGGPLACNGHLTGIVSWGYGCARPNYPGVYAEVAHFKAWIEANTV; from the exons ATGAAGATCCTCGTGCTCTGCCTCCTCATTGCTGGGGCTCTTG CTGCCCCCTCTCGCAAGCCTACCTTCCGTCGGGGTCTCAACAGAATCGTCGGTGGACAGGAAGCTACGCCAGGACAGTTCCCGTATCAACTAAGCTTCCAGGACATTTCTTTTGGATTCGAATTCCATTTCTGTGGAGCGTCCATATACAATGAGCACTGGGCTGTATGTGCTGGACACTGCGTTCAGGGAGAAGACATGAACAGCCCGGACTACCTCCAG GTTGTGGCTGGTGACCACACTCTTTACCATGATGAAGGACACGAGCAGAAGGTAGTACTCTCCAAAATTATCCAGCACGAGGATTACAACTCGTTTACCATCAGCAACGATGTTTCCGTTCTCCATCTGTCGAAGTCTCTGACCTTCAACGATAGGGTTGATTCTATCCCCCTCCAATCTGAGAAAGAATTCCTCGGTGACTGTGTCGTGTCAGGCTGGGGCACAACTACTGAAGGAGGTCAAAGTCCGGCCAATCTTCATTACGTTGAGGTTCCTACCGTTACCGACGCTGAGTGTCGCAAACACTATGGCGACAGTGAGATCGACGACTCCATGATCTGTGCTGGCCTgcttgaaggaggaaaggatgcttGCCAGGGTGACTCTGGTGGACCTCTGGCATGTAACGGCCACCTGACTGGTATCGTCTCGTGGGGATACGGCTGTGCCCGTCCCAACTATCCAGGGGTTTATGCAGAAGTGGCCCACTTCAAGGCATGGATTGAAGCAAACACTGTTTAA
- the LOC123517390 gene encoding LOW QUALITY PROTEIN: uncharacterized protein LOC123517390 (The sequence of the model RefSeq protein was modified relative to this genomic sequence to represent the inferred CDS: inserted 1 base in 1 codon) produces MKTIVLCLLIVGALAAPSRKPIFHRGLNRIVGGQEATPGQFPYQLSFQDTSFGFEFHFCGASIYNEHWAVCAGHCVQGEXHEQPDYLQVVAGDHTLYHDEGHEQKVVLSKIIQHEDYNSFTISNDVSVLHLSKALTFNDRVDSILQSEKEFLGDCVVSGWGTTTEGGQSPANLHYVEVPTVTDAECRKHYGDSEIEDSMICAGLLEGGKDACQGDSGGPLACNGHLTGIVSWGYGCARPKYPGVYAEVAHFKSWIEANTVYVCFNPCLEVGHFCINPWIVGTGTAVSPRDDTSQVAVTCQRSTRVTLASILSSFKQASTDHGVVDLTVAIVFATLSVVTEEFFLRLEGDRINPIVEGQRLRQMENGNIVADGKRVVILVLDNFGEYYLLLVSFIMVKSVVTSHNLQTRGLYVKPTPSPGSNMKTIVLCLLIVGALAAPSRKPIFHRGLNRIVGGQEATPGQFPYQLSFQDTSFGFEFHFCGASIYNEHWAVCAGHCVQGEDMNNPDYLQVVAGDHTLYHDEGHEQKVVLSKIIQHEDYNSFTISNDVSVLHLSKALTFNDRVDSIPLQSEKEFLGDCVVSGWGTTTEGGQSPANLHYVEVPTVTDAECRKHYGDSEIEDSMICAGLLEGGKDACQGDSGGPLACNGHLTGIVSWGYGCARPKYPGVYAEVAHFKSWIEANTV; encoded by the exons ATGAAGACCATCGTACTGTGCCTGCTCATCGTCGGCGCTCTGG CCGCCCCCTCTCGCAAACCCATCTTCCATCGAGGTCTGAACAGGATCGTCGGTGGACAGGAAGCTACGCCAGGACAGTTCCCTTATCAGCTCAGCTTCCAGGACACATCTTTTGGATTCGAATTCCATTTCTGTGGAGCATCCATTTACAATGAGCACTGGGCTGTATGTGCTGGACACTGCGTTCAGGGAG GACATGAACAACCGGACTACCTCCAG GTTGTGGCTGGTGACCACACTCTTTACCATGATGAAGGACACGAGCAGAAGGTAGTACTCTCCAAAATTATCCAGCACGAGGATTACAACTCCTTTACCATCAGCAACGATGTTTCCGTTCTCCATCTGTCGAAGGCTCTGACCTTCAACGATAGGGTTGATTCTATCCTCCAATCTGAGAAAGAATTCCTCGGTGACTGTGTCGTGTCAGGCTGGGGCACAACTACTGAAGGAGGTCAAAGTCCGGCCAATCTTCATTACGTTGAGGTTCCTACCGTTACCGACGCTGAGTGTCGCAAACACTATGGCGACAGTGAGATCGAAGACTCCATGATCTGTGCTGGACTgcttgaaggaggaaaggatgcttGCCAGGGTGACTCTGGTGGACCTCTGGCATGTAACGGCCACCTGACTGGTATCGTGTCGTGGGGATACGGCTGTGCCCGTCCCAAATATCCAGGCGTTTATGCTGAAGTGGCCCACTTTAAGTCCTGGATTGAGGCAAACACTGTATA TGTTTGCTTCAATCCATGCCTTGAAGTGGGCCACTTCTGCATAAACCCCTGGATAGTTGGGACGGGCACAGCCGTATCCCCACGAGACGATACCAGTCAGGTGGCCGTTACATGCCAGAGGTCCACCAGAGTCACCCTGGCaagcatcctttcctccttcaagcAGGCCAGCACAGATCATGGAGTCGTCGATCTCACTGTCGCCATAGTGTTTGCGACACTCAGCGTCG TCACCGAGGAATTCTTTCTCAGATTGGAGGGGGATAGAATCAACCCTATCGTTGAAGGTCAGAGACTTCGACAGATGGAGAACGGAAACATCGTTGCTGATGGTAAACGAGTTGTAATCCTCGTGCTGGATAATTTTGGAGAGTACTACCTTCTGCTCGTGTCCTTCATCATGGTAAAGAGTGTGGTCACCAGCCACAACCTACAAACCAGAGGTC TCTACGTCAAACCTACGCCGTCACCTGGGTCCAATATGAAGACCATCGTACTGTGCCTGCTCATCGTCGGCGCTCTGG CCGCCCCCTCTCGCAAACCCATCTTCCATCGAGGTCTGAACAGGATCGTCGGTGGACAGGAAGCTACGCCAGGACAGTTCCCTTATCAGCTCAGCTTCCAGGACACATCTTTTGGATTCGAATTCCATTTCTGTGGAGCATCCATTTACAATGAGCACTGGGCTGTATGTGCTGGACACTGCGTTCAGGGAGAAGACATGAACAACCCGGACTACCTCCAG GTTGTGGCTGGTGACCACACTCTTTACCATGATGAAGGACACGAGCAGAAGGTAGTACTCTCCAAAATTATCCAGCACGAGGATTACAACTCCTTTACCATCAGCAACGATGTTTCCGTTCTCCATCTGTCGAAGGCTCTGACCTTCAACGATAGGGTTGATTCTATCCCCCTCCAATCTGAGAAAGAATTCCTCGGTGACTGTGTCGTGTCAGGCTGGGGCACAACTACTGAAGGAGGTCAAAGTCCGGCCAATCTTCATTACGTTGAGGTTCCTACCGTTACCGACGCTGAGTGTCGCAAACACTATGGCGACAGTGAGATCGAAGACTCCATGATCTGTGCTGGACTgcttgaaggaggaaaggatgcttGCCAGGGTGACTCTGGTGGACCTCTGGCATGTAACGGCCACCTGACTGGTATCGTGTCGTGGGGATACGGCTGTGCCCGTCCCAAATATCCAGGCGTTTATGCTGAAGTGGCCCACTTTAAGTCCTGGATTGAGGCAAACACTGTATAA